The nucleotide sequence TTTTTCCACGATTGCAACAGGAGTTTCCGCAAGAATACTCGTGCTTGGATAAACGACTTCGAATGCCGCTACACCCCCGTTTGCTTTTCTGGACTCGGACAGAGCAAGTTCCGCTTCATTTTCCCAAGCAAGAAGAACATCACCGATCCCTCTTTGGACGAATGTAGTTGTGGATCCTCTGGCACCCGTATCCAAAACGGAGGTGTTCTTATAGAGATTTTTAACGAACTCGATCGCTTTTTCTTCCGTTTTGTATTTTTTCTTTGCGAAACCCCAAGCTGCCAAATAGTTCCAGCGAGCTCCTCCGGAAGTTTTAGGATTTGGAGTGATCACTCCGATGCCCGGTTTTACGATATCATCCCAATCTTTGATCGCCTTAGGATTTCCCTTTCTGACTAAGAAAACGATAGTAGAATAGTATGGAGTAGAATGGTTTGGAAATGCCTTCTCCCAATCTTTGGAAACGGATCCACCATTTTTAACAATACTATCGATATCATAAGCAAGCGCAAGAGTGACTACATCCGCTTCTAATCCGTCGATTACCGCTCTCGCTTGTTTTCCGGATCCACCGTGGGATTGCTGGATGGTAAGGTCTTTGCCGGACTTCTTCTTCCAAGATTCCACGAACTTTTTGTTAATTTCTTCGTAGAGTTCTCTGGTTGGGTCGAAAGAAACGTTTAACAGGGTATCGCTCGCATACGCGGATAAGGAGAAGATACCGGTTAAAGCCAGAGCGCCAATTCCTTTGGCAATTGACTGTAGTATAGAATGAGTAGATTTTGCTTTCATAAGGTTCACTTTTACGTCCCTTTCAACGGAAACTCGGAATTTTTATCCAATAAATTAGATATTTATCCGTTATAGTCAGAATTGCTTTCTTTTTGTCAAGAATGGTTTTATATTTTAGGATATTTTTTTCCTATTTTGAACGCTTTTTTGATTCAATCCCTCAGAATTCGTTTAAAGCGGATTTTCCTCCAAATGAAAAAGGTATTCACCCTCTTAACTTTAAGCTTTCTACAATTCCTTTTCTCGGGATGTAACGATTCTACCGCGAAAGTAGAACATCCTGTAATTGTACAAGGAACAATGGAGTTCAAGAATTATGATCTGGAGGAACAAGGACCAATTCTTCTTTCCGGGTTATGGAAATTCAGATGGTTGTATTGGAAAAGTTCCGGTTTAGAAAGCCAAAATTCCTACGAAATAGTCAGTATCCCTTCTTCTTGGAACGGAAAGAACGGAGCAAGACTTGGAGAAGGTTACGGAACCTATGAACTTAACGTAAAATTAAATCGAAATTACGGGGAACTCGCGTTTATCCTACAGGAGCAAAGTTCTTCTTACTTTTTGTATGTGAACGGCAAACTTTTAGCCTCTTGCGGAGAAGTGGAATTTCCTTCCAATTCGGATATCACCATTTTCGAAGTCCGACCTGCCTGGTGTAATAAGCTCGTAAAATTCACTCCGGAGGGAGAAGAGCTGCAAATAGATATGCAGATCGCAAACAGGGATCATAGACTGGGAGGATTTTGGGCTCCGATCCGATTCGGAACTTCTTCCAGTCTGGAGAAAACCTGGAATGCGGAAAGATTTCTGGATCTATTCTTAGCGGGAGGACTTTTCTGTATAGGTTT is from Leptospira sp. WS58.C1 and encodes:
- a CDS encoding sulfate ABC transporter substrate-binding protein, whose protein sequence is MKAKSTHSILQSIAKGIGALALTGIFSLSAYASDTLLNVSFDPTRELYEEINKKFVESWKKKSGKDLTIQQSHGGSGKQARAVIDGLEADVVTLALAYDIDSIVKNGGSVSKDWEKAFPNHSTPYYSTIVFLVRKGNPKAIKDWDDIVKPGIGVITPNPKTSGGARWNYLAAWGFAKKKYKTEEKAIEFVKNLYKNTSVLDTGARGSTTTFVQRGIGDVLLAWENEAELALSESRKANGGVAAFEVVYPSTSILAETPVAIVEKVVAKKGTKDLAKAYLDFLYTKEGQEIIAKHFFRPNDTAVLKANVAKFPKLQLFDVRSIEGSWAAAHKKHFADGGLFDSIYGEAKK